In Moorena sp. SIOASIH, the following proteins share a genomic window:
- the ruvC gene encoding crossover junction endodeoxyribonuclease RuvC: MEKRILGIDPGLAILGFGAISCQTTQISKSGNTKSSLGVAKRSSQSPIQATPEPLQLLDFGIIQTPAKTDYGSRLCTIYEDLHTLLEHCQPDLVAIEKLFFYRMSTTISVAQARGVVVLVTAQHEVPMVEFTPGQIKQALTGYGNADKYEVQQAVMRELNLDTIPKPDDLADALAVALTAWFHMS, encoded by the coding sequence ATGGAAAAGCGAATTTTGGGAATTGACCCAGGACTAGCTATTTTAGGTTTTGGGGCAATTAGTTGCCAAACAACCCAAATTAGTAAGTCAGGAAACACAAAAAGCTCCTTAGGAGTGGCAAAGCGTTCTAGCCAGTCACCAATACAGGCAACCCCTGAACCATTGCAGTTGCTAGATTTTGGCATCATCCAAACCCCTGCCAAGACTGATTACGGCTCACGACTGTGTACGATTTACGAGGATTTACACACCCTGCTGGAACACTGCCAACCGGATCTGGTGGCGATTGAAAAACTTTTTTTCTACCGTATGAGTACTACGATCTCCGTAGCTCAGGCACGGGGTGTTGTGGTGTTAGTAACAGCACAACATGAAGTTCCAATGGTAGAGTTTACACCGGGTCAGATTAAACAGGCTTTGACAGGATATGGTAATGCGGATAAATATGAGGTTCAGCAGGCTGTTATGCGGGAGTTAAACTTAGACACCATCCCCAAACCAGATGATTTAGCAGATGCCTTGGCCGTAGCATTGACCGCCTGGTTTCATATGTCTTGA
- a CDS encoding gluconeogenesis factor YvcK family protein, with translation MSSISLFKRALRTLQNESRGRIPQRVNRWFKWLAPGLLVKRWILLSAGGVVLTSLGLAIWVKLTPVFYIIKFTAQVLEKITTIIPNHVSGPIALILGLVFIFWGQTRTVGSITEVLKPDHDRKLIDVLMDHRRLNRGPKIVVVGGGTGLSSLLRGLKVYSANITAIVTVADDGGSSGRLRREIGVLPPGDIRHCLTALADQEKLLTELFEYRFRAGSGLVGHSFGNLFLTAMSDITGDLEQAVAASSQVLAVRGRVLPATLTDVSLWAELADGRRIEGESNITDARGVIKKIGCTPEHPPALPAALKAIQEADYIIIGPGSLYTSIIPNLLVPEITDAIAACLIPRIYVCNIMTQPGETDGYSVSDHIKAIDKACGKRLFNAVLVNRKYPSAGSLIKYAQVKSHPVFLDREETSKLGRRIVVTNVMYEDEETHLVRHNSERLARVLLRWYSRAHA, from the coding sequence ATGTCCTCAATCAGTCTTTTCAAAAGAGCTCTACGTACCCTACAAAATGAATCGAGAGGTCGAATTCCTCAGCGGGTCAACCGTTGGTTTAAGTGGTTAGCCCCTGGATTACTGGTGAAGCGTTGGATACTTTTAAGTGCTGGTGGTGTAGTGCTAACAAGTTTGGGATTAGCGATTTGGGTAAAGCTGACCCCAGTTTTTTACATCATTAAATTCACAGCCCAAGTTTTAGAGAAAATTACCACCATTATTCCTAACCATGTGTCTGGTCCAATTGCGCTGATCTTGGGTCTGGTTTTCATCTTCTGGGGGCAAACCCGGACGGTAGGTTCAATTACGGAAGTTTTAAAACCCGACCACGATCGAAAACTGATTGATGTGCTGATGGATCATCGTCGGTTAAACCGGGGACCGAAAATTGTAGTAGTTGGCGGTGGCACTGGTCTTTCTAGCTTACTTAGAGGACTAAAGGTTTATAGTGCTAATATCACTGCTATTGTTACGGTAGCTGATGATGGCGGTTCCAGTGGACGGCTGCGACGGGAAATTGGAGTGCTACCACCGGGGGATATTCGTCACTGTTTAACGGCACTGGCAGACCAAGAAAAGTTGTTAACCGAACTGTTTGAATACCGTTTTCGAGCTGGTAGTGGTTTAGTCGGTCACAGTTTTGGAAACCTCTTCCTGACCGCAATGAGTGATATTACTGGCGATCTAGAACAAGCTGTTGCTGCTAGTTCTCAGGTATTAGCAGTGCGAGGAAGAGTGTTGCCAGCTACCCTAACTGATGTCAGCCTTTGGGCTGAATTAGCTGATGGACGTCGCATCGAAGGAGAGTCTAATATTACTGATGCTCGGGGAGTGATCAAAAAAATTGGTTGTACTCCCGAACATCCACCTGCTTTACCAGCAGCACTCAAGGCAATTCAGGAAGCAGATTATATTATAATAGGACCCGGTAGCCTCTATACCAGCATTATTCCCAATCTGTTGGTGCCAGAAATTACCGATGCGATCGCAGCTTGCTTGATACCCCGCATCTACGTTTGTAATATCATGACCCAGCCAGGGGAAACCGATGGATATAGTGTCTCTGACCATATAAAAGCCATTGATAAAGCCTGTGGTAAAAGGCTATTTAACGCGGTACTTGTGAATCGAAAATACCCCTCAGCTGGGTCACTGATTAAGTATGCTCAAGTTAAGTCTCATCCAGTATTTCTAGATCGAGAAGAAACTTCTAAATTAGGGCGTCGGATTGTAGTGACCAATGTAATGTATGAAGATGAGGAAACTCATTTAGTGCGGCACAATTCTGAAAGGCTGGCACGGGTTTTATTACGGTGGTATAGTCGAGCACATGCTTAG
- the tsaE gene encoding tRNA (adenosine(37)-N6)-threonylcarbamoyltransferase complex ATPase subunit type 1 TsaE — MTKIFLADAKATRSLGVELGKSLPASSIILLEGDLGAGKTTLVQGIGEGLGITDAIVSPTFTLINEYTEGRIPLYHLDLYRLSTSEVESLNPEHYWEEIEVAPGIVAIEWAERLHYLPPSYLHLTLTYSQDGGRQAQFTCNGKFDLTWLLDRLSGCSPLASSVE, encoded by the coding sequence ATGACCAAAATTTTTCTAGCTGATGCTAAAGCAACGCGATCGCTAGGTGTGGAATTGGGGAAGTCTCTCCCAGCTAGTAGCATCATTTTGCTGGAGGGAGACTTAGGGGCTGGCAAAACAACCCTAGTTCAGGGTATTGGTGAGGGACTAGGCATTACTGATGCCATTGTTAGTCCCACCTTTACTCTGATCAATGAGTACACAGAGGGACGTATCCCCCTGTATCACCTCGATTTGTACCGCTTATCCACCTCAGAAGTAGAGTCATTAAACCCAGAACACTACTGGGAGGAAATTGAGGTGGCTCCGGGAATTGTCGCAATCGAGTGGGCTGAACGTCTACACTATTTGCCACCCAGTTATCTACATCTGACACTAACCTATTCCCAGGACGGTGGACGTCAGGCTCAATTCACCTGTAACGGTAAGTTTGATTTAACTTGGCTGTTGGATAGGTTATCTGGTTGTTCGCCCTTGGCGTCGAGTGTAGAGTAG
- a CDS encoding dihydroorotase yields MLSDFCLFIRHARILLPSGEFLLGDIHTCGRRIVQVAPDIPVPTDVTAYKEIDAQGLTLLPGVIDPQVHFREPGLEHKEDLFTASCACAKGGVTSFLEMPNTRPPTTTQAPLDDKLKRAADKCLVNYGFFIGATPANQPDLHNAQPTCGIKIFMGSAHGALLVDHEAVIEPIFAEGFSEGKYNRLIAVHAEDQARINQRRKEFAGITDPAVHSKIQDNQAALNATKLALKLSKKYQRRLHILHLSTAEEAELLREDKPSWVTAEVTPQHLLLNTDAYAEIGTLAQMNPPLRSCHDNEVLWQALLDGVIDFIATDHAPHTLEEKAKGYPHTPSGMPGVETSLPLMLTQAIEGRCSVAQVSDWMSTAVALAYGIPNKGAIAPGYDADLVLVDLENYHPVLREELLTKCGWSPFEGWNLTGWPVMTIVGGQVVYDRGKLNTDVRGEALTFTS; encoded by the coding sequence ATGTTGTCTGACTTTTGCTTGTTTATCCGCCATGCTCGTATTCTATTGCCCTCTGGTGAATTTTTACTGGGGGATATCCACACCTGCGGTCGAAGGATTGTTCAGGTTGCCCCAGACATCCCAGTGCCAACGGACGTTACGGCATATAAAGAAATAGACGCTCAAGGCTTAACTTTGTTGCCAGGGGTAATTGATCCCCAAGTCCATTTTCGGGAACCAGGTCTAGAACATAAGGAAGACTTATTTACTGCCAGTTGTGCCTGTGCCAAGGGTGGAGTGACGTCCTTTTTAGAGATGCCGAATACTCGTCCTCCGACGACGACCCAAGCCCCACTGGATGACAAGCTCAAACGAGCGGCAGATAAGTGCTTAGTTAATTATGGCTTTTTTATCGGCGCAACACCAGCAAATCAGCCAGATTTGCACAATGCCCAGCCGACTTGTGGGATTAAGATATTCATGGGTTCAGCTCATGGTGCACTATTGGTAGATCATGAAGCAGTGATAGAACCAATTTTTGCTGAAGGTTTTAGCGAAGGGAAGTACAATCGCTTAATTGCAGTACACGCTGAAGACCAAGCTAGAATTAATCAGCGGCGTAAGGAATTTGCTGGAATTACTGACCCTGCTGTTCACTCTAAGATTCAGGACAATCAAGCTGCCCTTAATGCCACCAAGTTAGCTCTGAAGTTGTCTAAAAAATATCAGCGGCGCTTGCATATCTTGCACCTATCCACAGCTGAAGAAGCTGAATTGCTTAGGGAAGACAAACCTAGCTGGGTGACGGCGGAAGTGACTCCCCAGCACCTCTTACTAAATACCGATGCTTATGCAGAGATTGGTACCCTGGCACAGATGAATCCGCCTTTGCGCTCCTGCCACGACAACGAAGTTCTTTGGCAAGCTCTACTCGATGGTGTCATTGATTTTATCGCCACAGACCATGCTCCTCATACCTTGGAGGAAAAAGCGAAAGGGTACCCCCACACTCCTTCGGGAATGCCTGGAGTAGAAACATCTCTGCCACTGATGCTGACTCAAGCCATAGAGGGACGGTGTAGTGTGGCTCAAGTATCTGACTGGATGTCTACAGCAGTTGCATTGGCCTATGGAATTCCCAACAAAGGTGCGATCGCTCCTGGCTATGATGCGGATTTGGTACTGGTAGATTTGGAAAATTACCACCCAGTGTTACGGGAAGAACTTTTAACCAAATGCGGCTGGAGTCCTTTTGAAGGTTGGAACTTAACCGGATGGCCAGTGATGACCATTGTTGGTGGTCAAGTAGTCTACGACAGAGGAAAATTGAACACAGACGTGCGAGGTGAAGCTTTAACTTTTACCAGTTAA
- the lepB gene encoding signal peptidase I, translating to MSRVPDKRPEKKPTQPSKDNAWVEGIKTISLSAVLAFGIRTFVAEARYIPSGSMLPTLQLYDRLIIDKISYRFFQDPQRGEIVVFAPTERLKEQNFKEAFIKRIIGLPGDKVVVENGRVYINDQEIEEKYIEEAPQYDFGPATVPPDQYLVLGDNRNNSYDSHHWGFVPRDKIIGRAVLRFWPLNRMGKLKPNPIYPEGLNQSTDL from the coding sequence ATGAGTCGTGTACCAGATAAAAGACCAGAAAAAAAACCTACACAGCCTTCTAAAGACAATGCTTGGGTAGAAGGAATCAAAACGATTAGCTTGAGTGCTGTTCTTGCCTTTGGGATTCGCACGTTTGTGGCTGAAGCGCGATACATCCCATCGGGATCAATGCTACCGACACTACAGCTTTACGACCGCTTGATTATTGATAAGATAAGTTATCGCTTTTTCCAAGACCCACAACGAGGAGAAATTGTGGTATTTGCTCCCACTGAAAGGCTCAAAGAGCAAAATTTCAAAGAGGCTTTTATCAAGCGCATAATTGGGTTACCCGGTGACAAGGTTGTGGTGGAAAATGGGCGAGTTTATATCAATGATCAAGAAATAGAGGAAAAGTATATCGAAGAAGCACCACAGTACGATTTTGGACCGGCAACAGTACCACCAGACCAATACCTAGTACTGGGAGATAACCGTAACAATAGCTACGACTCTCACCACTGGGGGTTTGTCCCTCGTGACAAAATTATCGGTCGTGCTGTATTGCGGTTTTGGCCGTTAAATCGAATGGGGAAATTGAAACCAAATCCGATTTATCCTGAAGGGTTGAATCAGTCAACTGACTTATGA
- a CDS encoding dihydroorotase, whose amino-acid sequence MNSKLLQQVRVLDPVSGIDQVADVLITDGVITAVETHIKEISSDTVVQDCQGHILGPGLVDLYSHSGAPGHEQRETWSSLLAAAANGGFTRLAILPDTKPPLDNSAVLAQRQELQNSPHLTLPPSSPQLYYWGAFTIGLEGQQMTELAELALGGVVGFTDERPLCNLGLVRRLLEYLQPLGKPVALWACDPKLANGGVMREGIQSIGLGLPGNPAIAESSAIAALLEVVATTGTPVHLMRISTSRAVQLIESAKAAGLPVTASTTWMHLLLNTEDLCSYNSNLRLEPPLGNPVDQAALIRGVREGIIDAIAIDHAPYTYEEKTVAFAEAPPGVIGLELALPLLWHTLVETGDWSALELWKSLSTNPAICLQQDPPSTAPGQSAELVLFNPQSPWIVHQKNLKSLSSNTPWLGQELIGRVVQTWCPASRKYQ is encoded by the coding sequence ATGAATAGTAAACTACTTCAACAAGTCCGGGTTTTAGACCCAGTTTCTGGAATTGACCAAGTCGCTGATGTGCTGATTACTGATGGTGTAATCACGGCAGTGGAAACTCACATCAAGGAAATCTCTAGCGATACAGTGGTGCAAGATTGTCAGGGACACATTTTAGGACCAGGACTAGTAGACCTCTACAGCCATTCTGGTGCACCAGGACATGAGCAGCGGGAAACCTGGTCTTCACTACTGGCAGCAGCGGCAAATGGAGGCTTTACTCGCTTAGCCATTTTGCCTGACACTAAACCCCCCCTAGACAATTCTGCTGTTTTAGCACAACGGCAAGAACTCCAAAACTCTCCGCATCTGACCCTCCCACCTTCTTCACCTCAACTCTATTACTGGGGTGCCTTTACCATCGGGTTAGAAGGACAGCAAATGACTGAATTAGCGGAACTAGCTCTAGGGGGAGTAGTGGGCTTTACCGATGAACGTCCTTTATGTAATTTAGGACTAGTTCGACGGTTGTTGGAATACCTACAACCCTTGGGTAAACCAGTAGCACTTTGGGCTTGTGACCCTAAGTTGGCAAATGGGGGAGTGATGCGAGAAGGTATCCAGTCAATTGGTTTGGGTTTGCCAGGGAATCCTGCGATCGCAGAATCATCCGCTATCGCTGCCTTATTAGAAGTTGTAGCAACCACTGGCACGCCAGTCCATCTCATGCGTATCTCCACCAGTCGCGCTGTGCAATTGATTGAATCAGCCAAAGCAGCGGGGTTGCCAGTAACAGCCAGTACCACTTGGATGCATCTATTGCTCAATACGGAAGACTTATGCAGTTACAACTCCAATTTGCGCTTGGAACCCCCGTTGGGAAACCCAGTTGACCAAGCCGCACTGATCCGAGGTGTTCGGGAGGGGATTATTGATGCGATCGCAATTGACCACGCTCCCTACACTTATGAAGAAAAAACTGTTGCCTTTGCTGAAGCACCACCAGGAGTGATTGGTTTAGAGCTAGCCCTACCCCTGCTCTGGCATACTCTAGTCGAGACAGGGGATTGGTCAGCCTTAGAACTTTGGAAAAGTCTTAGCACAAATCCTGCTATTTGTCTACAGCAAGACCCCCCTAGCACTGCTCCTGGTCAATCGGCTGAATTAGTCTTATTCAATCCTCAATCCCCTTGGATTGTTCACCAAAAAAACCTCAAATCCCTTTCTAGTAATACCCCCTGGCTAGGGCAAGAATTAATTGGTCGTGTCGTGCAAACTTGGTGTCCAGCAAGTCGAAAATATCAATAA
- a CDS encoding RNA-guided endonuclease TnpB family protein, protein MKHKAVKVRIYPTQEQVMILAQHFGCARWWWNYALNQCIETYKETGKGLKQSALNSMLPKLKKEKETEWLKDCYSQVWQSVSLNLSRAYQNFFVRVAWPIGQGRAKYPKFKSYHHRQSIQYPQNVKQVGDCLKFPGKLGVVKAVIHQPLDGEIKTVTVSKAPSGKYYASVLMEYESDSVKPSTKGKVIGIDLGIKDFAITYDGEKTSKFGNPKPIDRSEKKLAKKQRIAARKKKGSSGRKKARKIVAKVYERIGNVRQDYLHKLSRKIVDQNQVVVVENLNVKGMVRNHKLAKAISDLGWGTFVNFLSYKCEKEGKVLVEINRWFPSSKTCSSCHYRIKELPLDVRTWVCPSCGTHHDRDGNAAKNIRAEGIRMLSSSGTGEVNARVEEVRPKRGRPSKLRRSSVKLEAPAWP, encoded by the coding sequence GTGAAACATAAAGCCGTCAAAGTCAGAATCTATCCCACACAAGAACAAGTAATGATACTAGCCCAGCACTTTGGATGTGCTCGCTGGTGGTGGAACTATGCCTTGAATCAGTGCATAGAAACTTACAAGGAAACTGGCAAAGGCTTGAAACAATCTGCACTCAACTCTATGCTTCCAAAACTCAAGAAAGAAAAGGAGACTGAATGGCTAAAGGATTGTTACTCCCAGGTCTGGCAATCTGTGAGTCTAAACCTTAGTCGTGCATATCAAAACTTTTTTGTTCGCGTAGCGTGGCCAATAGGCCAAGGTAGAGCTAAATATCCCAAATTTAAATCGTATCATCATCGCCAATCAATTCAGTATCCCCAAAATGTTAAACAGGTGGGTGATTGCCTAAAGTTCCCTGGAAAATTAGGAGTTGTCAAGGCTGTAATTCATCAACCACTAGATGGGGAAATAAAAACTGTAACAGTCAGCAAAGCACCTTCTGGCAAATATTACGCTTCTGTTTTGATGGAATACGAATCCGATAGTGTAAAGCCATCAACGAAGGGAAAGGTGATAGGGATTGATTTGGGTATCAAGGATTTTGCTATTACCTATGACGGCGAAAAGACCTCTAAATTTGGCAATCCCAAGCCTATAGATAGATCCGAGAAAAAACTAGCCAAAAAACAACGCATTGCAGCCCGAAAGAAGAAGGGCAGCAGTGGACGCAAAAAGGCTCGTAAGATTGTAGCTAAGGTATATGAACGTATTGGAAATGTCCGCCAAGACTACCTGCACAAACTATCTAGAAAAATTGTAGACCAGAATCAGGTAGTGGTAGTCGAAAACCTAAACGTCAAGGGCATGGTTCGTAACCACAAACTAGCTAAAGCAATTTCTGATCTAGGCTGGGGAACCTTTGTAAACTTCCTTTCCTATAAATGCGAAAAAGAAGGGAAAGTTTTAGTAGAAATAAACCGGTGGTTCCCCAGCTCTAAGACCTGCTCTAGTTGTCATTACCGTATCAAGGAGTTGCCGCTAGATGTAAGGACTTGGGTTTGTCCAAGTTGCGGAACTCACCACGATAGAGACGGTAATGCGGCCAAGAATATTAGGGCAGAAGGGATCAGAATGCTATCCTCCTCTGGGACGGGGGAGGTCAACGCCAGGGTCGAAGAAGTAAGACCAAAGCGAGGACGCCCGTCTAAGCTAAGGCGTTCTTCCGTGAAGCTGGAAGCCCCGGCCTGGCCGTAG
- a CDS encoding DMT family transporter: protein MAMKIIKQPLRWQVGLVFLAGVLAISTSAIFARLAIASAGVSGVGFSLFVAGSRLTIASMLLLPAWRNLRQAQLGPGALLYASGAGICLALHFVAWITSLSFTSIAASTTLVTTTPIWVALVSWLWFKEKLTRLTVLGIGVAFVGAVLISLGDGGALSGGSNPLLGNSLALMAAVIASLYVLWGREAQQRGLSIGSYSAVAYSMGALVLLLLSLLWGVSYINYPVGVYVYILLLALFPQMVGHTSFNWLVRWINPTLVTLAILFEPVGACFLGYLIFQEVPGVLVLVGAVVLLVGVAVAVYGSNLKRG from the coding sequence ATGGCTATGAAAATTATAAAGCAGCCGCTGCGGTGGCAGGTGGGATTGGTTTTCTTGGCTGGTGTGTTGGCGATTTCCACATCAGCTATTTTTGCGCGATTAGCGATCGCATCCGCTGGGGTGAGTGGGGTAGGGTTTAGCCTGTTCGTGGCTGGGTCTCGCCTTACTATTGCGTCTATGCTACTGTTACCAGCTTGGCGCAATCTCAGGCAAGCTCAGCTAGGTCCAGGTGCATTACTCTATGCCAGTGGGGCTGGTATTTGTTTAGCGCTACACTTTGTGGCTTGGATTACTTCCTTGTCTTTTACCTCCATTGCGGCATCTACTACGTTAGTTACCACAACTCCGATTTGGGTTGCTCTAGTTTCTTGGCTGTGGTTCAAGGAAAAACTAACTAGGCTGACGGTTTTGGGAATTGGTGTGGCCTTTGTAGGTGCTGTGCTGATTAGTTTGGGGGATGGGGGTGCTCTCAGTGGTGGGAGTAATCCTCTGTTGGGGAATTCTCTAGCATTGATGGCAGCAGTGATAGCAAGTTTGTATGTACTTTGGGGACGTGAAGCACAGCAGCGGGGTTTGAGTATCGGTAGCTATAGTGCTGTCGCCTACAGTATGGGGGCGTTGGTGTTGTTACTGTTATCCTTACTCTGGGGTGTCAGTTATATCAATTATCCGGTAGGAGTTTACGTCTACATCTTGTTATTGGCGCTTTTCCCCCAAATGGTAGGACATACCAGTTTTAACTGGTTGGTACGCTGGATTAATCCTACCCTGGTGACCCTAGCTATTTTGTTTGAACCCGTTGGTGCTTGTTTTTTGGGCTATCTGATTTTTCAGGAAGTGCCAGGGGTATTAGTGCTCGTAGGTGCCGTGGTATTGTTAGTTGGGGTGGCAGTAGCGGTTTATGGATCTAATTTGAAAAGAGGTTGA
- a CDS encoding DUF1823 family protein encodes MFELPPLNTNTIWSILNEEIDDDTVNKLLWYYLGYRYNSTTGQWDITEVNPEWQEDYPEPPNFLESRPATVKLTRSIPKENKQLLKEKLGFKGYKIGEFGPRQTRRATAANWLLNYMEQNDIK; translated from the coding sequence ATGTTTGAACTACCGCCACTCAATACTAATACAATTTGGTCAATTTTAAACGAAGAAATTGATGACGATACCGTTAATAAACTACTCTGGTACTATCTAGGTTATCGTTATAACTCAACTACCGGGCAGTGGGATATAACTGAGGTTAATCCTGAATGGCAAGAAGACTATCCCGAGCCACCCAATTTCCTAGAAAGCCGCCCTGCTACCGTAAAACTAACCCGTTCAATTCCCAAAGAAAATAAACAGCTATTGAAAGAAAAATTAGGTTTCAAAGGTTACAAAATCGGGGAATTTGGTCCTCGACAAACTCGCCGAGCTACAGCCGCAAACTGGTTACTGAATTATATGGAACAAAACGACATTAAATGA
- a CDS encoding transposase produces the protein MIVLEFKVKGNKTQYAAIDEAIRTGQFVRNKCIRYWMDNKGIGQKDLYRHNTWLRSEYPFVKALNSHACQASVERAYNSISRFYDKCKKQVPGKKGYPKFKKFSRSVEYKTSGWKLSPDTKSINFLDKKGIGKLKLKGTWELWRYDQTLIKRVRLVRRADGYYVQFCIKVDISKPLEPSHTNVGLDVGLKEFYTDSKGGVETNPRFYRKGEKLLKFYQRRVFRKKKGSVNRKKAINRLGRTHLKISRQREEHAKRLARCVIHSNDVVAYEDLRVKNLVKNHCLAKSINDAGWYQFRKWLEYFGQKFGRQTIAVNPAYTSQNCSKCGEVVKKSLSTRTHTCSCGCVLDRDHNAAINILKRALGTVGHTGTWIIDPNALGESASTLPDSGLEEPR, from the coding sequence ATGATAGTCTTAGAATTTAAGGTCAAAGGGAATAAAACTCAATATGCTGCGATTGATGAGGCGATTCGCACCGGTCAGTTTGTTCGGAACAAGTGCATCCGTTACTGGATGGACAATAAAGGTATAGGACAAAAAGACTTGTATCGTCATAATACGTGGCTCAGGTCTGAGTATCCCTTTGTTAAAGCCTTAAATTCTCATGCCTGTCAAGCTTCAGTTGAAAGAGCTTACAACTCAATTTCTAGATTTTACGATAAATGTAAAAAACAAGTCCCTGGTAAAAAGGGATATCCTAAGTTTAAGAAGTTTTCTAGGTCAGTTGAGTATAAAACATCTGGCTGGAAACTATCCCCCGATACTAAATCAATAAATTTTTTAGACAAAAAAGGTATTGGGAAACTAAAACTAAAAGGAACCTGGGAGTTATGGCGTTACGATCAGACGCTGATAAAACGAGTTAGATTAGTGCGCCGAGCGGATGGCTATTATGTTCAGTTTTGTATCAAAGTTGATATTAGCAAACCTTTAGAGCCTTCGCACACCAACGTTGGTTTAGACGTTGGACTTAAGGAGTTTTATACCGACTCCAAGGGAGGTGTAGAGACAAATCCAAGGTTTTATCGTAAGGGTGAGAAACTGCTTAAGTTTTATCAACGTCGGGTTTTTCGCAAAAAGAAAGGCTCAGTCAATCGCAAAAAAGCCATTAATAGACTAGGTAGAACACACCTTAAGATAAGTAGGCAGCGTGAAGAGCACGCCAAGAGACTGGCGCGCTGCGTAATCCACTCTAACGACGTGGTCGCTTACGAAGACTTGAGGGTAAAAAATTTGGTAAAAAATCATTGTCTTGCCAAGTCTATTAATGATGCAGGTTGGTATCAATTTAGAAAATGGCTGGAATATTTTGGACAAAAGTTTGGCAGGCAAACAATAGCCGTTAACCCTGCTTATACTAGTCAGAACTGTTCAAAATGTGGTGAAGTTGTCAAAAAATCGCTATCAACCAGAACGCATACTTGCTCGTGTGGGTGTGTGTTGGATCGCGACCATAATGCAGCCATTAATATTCTAAAAAGAGCCTTGGGTACGGTAGGGCATACCGGAACCTGGATCATAGATCCGAACGCTTTAGGAGAATCAGCCTCTACTCTTCCTGATTCCGGTCTGGAAGAGCCACGCTGA
- a CDS encoding Uma2 family endonuclease, with protein MTYVVDKQKDQRLVHSGVSWDNFKSIQAGFVNSPGIRLFYYRGEVEILAVSQDHEVFSGVIALLLGTYFVEKQIEFTPTGSFTQEKEGEASAQADQSYLIGRSSGVIADLSIEVVFTSGNQSKLSRYQALGVPEVWFWEDGVFALYHLRSDGYEKISQSEVLPDLDLDLLSRCVMMASKVEAIRYFRQAICEA; from the coding sequence ATGACCTATGTCGTAGATAAACAAAAAGACCAACGGCTAGTCCACTCCGGGGTAAGTTGGGATAACTTCAAATCAATTCAAGCGGGGTTCGTCAACTCCCCAGGAATTCGACTGTTCTACTACAGGGGTGAGGTAGAAATATTGGCAGTTTCCCAAGACCATGAAGTCTTCAGTGGTGTCATAGCACTGTTGCTGGGTACTTATTTTGTTGAAAAACAAATTGAGTTTACTCCAACCGGTAGCTTTACCCAAGAGAAGGAAGGGGAAGCATCTGCACAAGCAGACCAATCTTACCTAATTGGTAGATCCTCAGGAGTGATTGCAGACCTCTCTATTGAAGTTGTCTTTACCAGTGGTAATCAGAGCAAACTAAGTCGTTACCAAGCATTAGGAGTACCCGAAGTTTGGTTTTGGGAGGATGGTGTATTTGCTTTGTATCACTTGCGCTCTGATGGTTACGAAAAAATTTCCCAGAGTGAAGTCTTGCCAGATTTAGATCTTGACTTATTGTCTCGGTGTGTGATGATGGCTTCCAAAGTTGAAGCGATTAGGTACTTCAGACAGGCTATCTGTGAGGCTTAG